GGCTTTTCAGGTTTCCAAGCTCAGATGGTATAGTTCCTTGGATGTTGTTTTTGTACAGCTCCCTGTGTCAATTATAAGACAAGTTAATCTACATTCTCTATTACATAAATCAATATCGTAGTGGATGCTTTCGCTGCACTTTATGATATGTAACTTTAATTTCCACTATCTATAACAGCTGGTACTGCAAATAAAGTTTAAAGTGCAAAGCCAAAAGATGTGATGACATACAAATACTGTAAATGTTCGAGCTTCCCAAGCTCAGGGGCAAGATCTCCTGAAAGGTTTGAATTACCCAAATCCCtgccaaaaaaacaaaagagatacATATTTAAGAAGAGAATACAAatctttatcaaaagagatacgATTACAAGACAATGTTAAGCATTCTTTTTAGAACACCCAACAAGTTGTGATCGGTTCATTAAACAGTTCTCAGAGATCAATGAATCCACCAAGATTCTTCTAAAAGCGTATGAACTCACAAAAGCAGGGAACAGAAAGTAATCTTAATCAGTAACAAAGAATTGAGAAAACCATGAGGTACAACGTAGGCAAAGTTAAACTGATTACTAGATGGAATAACtattggggggggggggattcTTTCGAGACTTTTAAGGAATCCAATATGACTTAAGAAAGATCTACACAGTGCAAAACATGAGAGAGCTTTAGATTTCCTCCTTTTGTCATACTAGAAAGTTAAACAAGAAAGTGTTCTTTTCTATCTAACGCCGTACTCTGCATTTGGATCTGTGTAAAGGACCATATGATAAGATATTTTCatgaaacttaaaagaaaccaaaTTAAAGAGTTCGATAAATAAGTGCTTCCAAGGACAAATGAAAGCTGAATCATCATCACAAGATAAACTAAATCCCTTATTTTGAGTTGACAACagttaaaagagagaaaaaacaaacCTCTGGGCAAAAAACTAGGATTAATCaatgaattattattactattacaATTACAAAGCATATATATGTTCCAGATAAAAGAAATCTCTAACAAGTAGTAATAACTTAATGAAACAAGTTCATCTATCTTCcccaaacaaaaacataacaagCTTCGATTAAATAAGTCTTAACACCATCACGTTAAATCTCAGAGTCCCAATTTAATCGactggaaattaaaaaaaaaagaagaagcttttaatacaaaattagaaacaaaacaCAGAAGCTAtgtcctaaaaaaaaaatagaacgaagAGAAAGGTTCAATTCCGAGAAACATGGAGACAGTATCATTAGGGTCCCTTACACACGAGTGACGCGGCTGTCTTGGTTACAGGAGACATGGAACCAGGTGCAAGGATTGACAAGATTCTGATCCCAGCTCTGGAGCACATGGTCTGGATCCGTTAAGCTCTGTCGAAGAGCGTACAGAGCATCTCCATCTGAGTTCGCCTCCACCAGCTGAATCAGAGCGAAGGTCAGAGTTAAAGAAGCTACCAAGAGCTCCAACCCACAGTTTCTTCGAAACGCCATGTGAGCTTTTCGAGTAGAGGGAACTTTTCAGATCAGAGGAGAAGGAGAtagaaattagggtttggttactctctctctctctctctctctctttggttGAAGTTGATGAGATGGATTACCGTGTGGGAAATGGCGGATATATTAATACTGACTACTACTTttcaatgtttaaaaaaaatatatttctgtctttaatctaatttttattggtGTGGGATTTGATTTAGCCGTTGATTTTAAAGAGATGAAAAGTCTTTTCTaactttatttttggttttaaaagtCAGTCTACTCTTCTTCTCTAGTGTTTGGTCAAAGAAGAGTAAAGAGGTTTGTTTGCGTAGCGTTTGGTCAATTTTGGAAACTAGAGTTCACGCGGAAACCAACAGTGTTTTCTTTGTTCACACATTATTCTTCCTTCTCCTAATCAAAAATCTGTTAACTGTAACTGATTGCGTTACAGTTTTGATGGAATATGAGTTTAGTGcactaaccaaaaaaaaaaaaggagattgAGTGCAACTTAATCTGCGAATGAGACGGCTGTactttttatcttcttctgttagtaataaataaacTATCTAAACTACTTATTTACTTTGGTCCGTCCAATGTTATACATGAATCAACAATCTGTATAATGTGACTGATTGCGTTACAGTTTTGTACATCTTGATGTTTAGTGCACTATAACCAAAAAAGAGATTAAGTGCAACTtaagaatt
The DNA window shown above is from Brassica oleracea var. oleracea cultivar TO1000 unplaced genomic scaffold, BOL UnpScaffold01820, whole genome shotgun sequence and carries:
- the LOC106321503 gene encoding BRASSINOSTEROID INSENSITIVE 1-associated receptor kinase 1-like — translated: MAFRRNCGLELLVASLTLTFALIQLVEANSDGDALYALRQSLTDPDHVLQSWDQNLVNPCTWFHVSCNQDSRVTRVDLGNSNLSGDLAPELGKLEHLQYLELYKNNIQGTIPSELGNLKSLISLDLYNNNLTGNIPTSLGKLKSLVFLRLNDNRLTGSIPRELTKIPSLKVL